In the genome of Rhodothermales bacterium, the window ATGGCGCGGCCCTGGGTGATCGAGCGCATGTCCGTCGAGTATCCGAACATTTCGGACAGCGGAACGAGCGCCTTGATGACCTGGGCGTCGTTGCGCTGCCCGAGGCTCTCAATCCGGCCGCGCCGGCTGTTGAGGTCGCCGATGACGTCGCCCATGTACTCGTCGGGCGTTACCACCTCGACTTCCATGATCGGCTCTTTCAGCACCGGCTTCGCCTTGCGCGCCGCTTCGCGGAACGCCATGCGGCCGGCGATTTCGAACGACATCTGGTCCGAGTCGACCGCGTGGAACTTGCCGTCGTACAGCCGCGCCTTGATCCCTTCCACCGGATAACCGGCGAGCGGGCCCTGCATGAGGGCGCTGCGCAGACCTTTTTCGATGGCCGGAATAAATTCCTTCGGGATGTTGCCGCCGACGACGTCGTTCTGGAAGTCCATGCCGACGCCGCTTTCGTTCGGCCCGATTTCCACCTGGATTTCGGCGAACTGACCGCGACCGCCCGACTGCTTCTTGTGCGTATACCGCTCGTCCACGGTCGACTGCAGCGCTTCGCGGTACGCCACCTGCGGCTTGCCCACGTTGGCTTCGACCTTGAATTCGCGCTTGAGCCGGTCGACGATGATTTCCAGGTGCAACTCGCCCATGCCGGCGATGATCGTCTGACCGGTTTCATGGTCGATCGAGACCTTGAAGGTCGGATCTTCTTCCGCCAGCTTCTGCAGACCGGCGCCCAGCTTATCGCTGTCGGCCTTCGTCTTGGGCTCGATGGCGATCCGGATCACCGGCTCGGGGAAGTTCATCTGCTCGAGCAGGATCGGCTTGTCGATATCGCACAGGGTATCGCCCGTACGCACATCTTTCAGACCGACGGCCGCCGCGATATCGCCGGCCCGGACGTTCTCGATGTCCTCACGGCTGTTCGCATGCATGAACAGGATGCGGCCCACGCGCTCTTTCTTGCTGTTCGATGCATTAAACACCGCCCCGCCCTTCTGCAGCGTGCCGCTGTAGACGCGGAAGAACGTCAGCTTGCCGACATACGGGTCGGTCATGATCTTGAACGCGATGGCGCTGAACGGACCATCCGGATCCGGCGTGCGCGCAATCTCTTCGTCGGTGTGGGGATGGATACCCGACACCGGCGGGACGTCCAGCGGGCTCGGCAGGTAGTCGATGACACCGTCGAGCAGGCGCTGCACGCCTTTGTTCTTGAACGCCGTACCGCAGAAGATCGGCGTGATGTCCATGCTGATCGTCGCCTTGCGGACCGTTGCGCGAATCTCTTCCGGCGTAATGTCTTCGCCTTCGAGATACTTCATTAGCAGCTCGTCGTTGTGCTCGGCGATGGCCTCGAGAAGATGGATCCGCCAGTGACGGGCCTCCTTCTTCAGATCGTCGGGGATCTCGATCTCGTCCCACGTAGCGCCGAGGGCTTCGTCGTGATACACGATCGCCTTGCCGCGGACCAGGTCGATCACGCCGCGGAACATGTCGCCGGCGCCGATCGGGATCTGAACCGGAACAGGATTGGCCTTGAGCCGCTCCTTCATCATGTCGATCGCGTTGTAGAAGTTCGCGCCCGTGCGGTCCATCTTATTGATGAACGCGATGCGCGGCACATGGTATTTGTCGGCCTGACGCCAGACGGTTTCCGACTGCGGCTCCACACCACCCACCGCGCAGAACAGCGCGATGGCGCCGTCGAGCACGCGCAGGGACCGCTCGACTTCCACCGTGAAGTCTACGTGGCCCGGCGTATCGATGATGTTAATCCGGTGATCTTTCCAGAAACACGTCGTAGCGGCGCTCGTGATCGTGATGCCACGCTCCTTCTCCTGCTCCATCCAGTCCATGGTGGCGCCCCCCTCATGGACTTCGCCCATGCGATGCAGCCGCCCCGTGTAAAACAGAATGCGCTCCGTCGTGGTCGTCTTCCCGGCATCAATATGGGCCATGATGCCGATATTGCGCGTTTCCTGGAGGGCAACTTTTATAGTGTCAGCCATTTCTGGTATTCGCTAGGATACGTGTACTGCGCGGCCATCTCACGCTCAACCCGCGGCCATGAGCCGCCAGCCTCGCAGCGCCGTGTATGGTTAGAACCTGAAGTGGGAGAAAGCCTTGTTGGCTTCCGCCATGCGGTGCGTGTCGTCTTTTTTCTTGATAGCGCCGCCCTCACCGCCTGCGGCACTCATCAGTTCCTTTGCCAGGCGCACAGCCATGCTCTTGTCCGTGCGTGTCCAGGCGTACTGGATGATCCAGCGAAACGCCAGCGCAACACGACGGTCAGGGCGCACTTCGACGGGCACCTGGTAGGTAGCGCCACCAACGCGCCGGCTCCTCACCTCGAGCAGCGGCGACACATTGTTCACCGCTTTCTTGAACACATCCACACCCGGCTCGTTCGTGCGCTCCTCAATGAAATCGAACGCCTTGTAAACAATGCGCTGAGCAACGCTCTTCTTGCCACTCCGCATCACACTGCTTACAAATCGGGACACCAGCTGATCATTGTATACCGGATCAGGTGATATCGTACGCCGTTCTGCTGTTCTTCTGCGCATAAGTGTAAATTCTAATAGGAAAGCTTCTTATAACGCTCCAGAGTCACCCGGCCACCGCAACGGCGCACCGGCGCATCCAGAAGACTATTTCTTCTTGGGACGCTTCGCCCCATACTTCGACCGGCTCTTCCGCCGATCATCGACACCCGAGGTATCGAGCGCACCGCGCACGATGTGGTACTTCACGCCCGGAAGGTCCTTCACACGCCCGCCGCGCACCAGCACGATCGAGTGCTCCTGAAGGTTGTGCCCCTCGCCCGGGATATAGGCAATCACCTCGACGCTATTGCTGAGGCGAACCTTCGCCACTTTACGCAATGCCGAGTTCGGCTTCTTCGGCGTCGTCGTATACACACGCGTGCACACGCCACGACGCTGCGGCATGCTCATCAAGGCAGGGGACTTCGTCTTGCGGACCTTGTTCAGGCGCCCCTTGCGAACCAATTGCTGAATTGTCGGCACGTAAGCTTCCGTTCTTCTGACTGTTTATCAGTCAGGCACTGGCTGCTGCCATGCGCCCGACCAACGAGAATTTTTTTCAGACCGGTATGATACTCTACAGGGGTGTTTTGTTCAAATTTTTTCTTCAAGATACGGTTAATTAGAGGCCATATTGCCCTGTTTTGCCAGATTTGCGGGCATCAATCGATCAATTGGTATAGATCAATTGATCGAATTGCAATTCAGACAACGCCTCGGCCGTATCCCGTTCCCCTTTGCGTGTATCCACCCGGTGAAGCCCGACACGACGGGCGCGAAGGGGGCGCCATAAAAAAACGTTCATCCCTTCCGCGTCGCGCGGCCGGGATGAACGTAGTGCTCATCGAGCGTGTTCCTCAGGAATTTCCTTCGGCCTCAGGAAGCGGCCGATTCCACATTTTCTTCGCTCTGGTGGCCCTTGCCGTTGAACGATACATACTCGCCGTAGGGGCGCGGTCCGAGAATCTCGATCAGGTCGCGCGGCCCCAGCACCTCTTTCTTCAGCAGCAGCTCGGCCATCTCCGTAAGCTTTTCGCGCTTCTCTTCGAGCAGGCGGTGCGCGCGGCGTTCGACTTCCTCGATGATCCGCTTCGCTTCCTGGTCGATGATGCGCGCCGTCTCGTCCGAATAGGGCTTATCGAACACCGGCGAGTCGTCCGCACGCCCGGAGACGTTGAAGCTGATGTTTCCGACCTTCTCGCTCATCCCGTAGTCGACCACCATCGCGTACGACATCTTGGTGATGCGCTCCAGGTCGTTCTGCGCCCCGGTAGTGATCTGCCCGAAGACGATCTTTTCGGCGACACGGCCCCCGATCGCCATCGTCATCCGGTCCATCAGGGCTTCACGCGTGTAGAGGTAGCGCTCTTCGGGGAGGTACTGGGCATAGCCCAGCGCCGCCAGCCCGCGCGGAACGATGGAAACCTTGACGACGGGGTCGGTGTGGCGCAGGAACCAGCCCGTAATGGCGTGGCCGGCTTCGTGGTAGGCCACGATCTTGCGTTCCTCCGGCGAGATGATCTTGTTCTTCTTCTCGAGCCCGCCGATCACCCGATCGATCGAGCGCTCGAAGTCATCCATCTCGATGGAGTCCTTGTTTTCCCGGGCCGCCAGGATCGCCGCCTCGTTGCAGACGTTGGCGATCTCCGCGCCGGCGAAGCCCGGCGTCTGGCTGGCCAGCACCCCCACGTCGACTTCCTTCGACAGGATGAGGTTGCGGGTGTGCACGCGGAAGATCTCCTCGCGCTCTTTCCGGTCGGGTTTGTCGATCAGGATCTGGCGGTCGAAGCGGCCGGGACGCAGCAGCGCCGAGTCCAGCACGTCGGGCCGGTTGGTCGCCGCCATGATGATGACGCCTTTGTCGGTATTGAACCCGTCCATCTCCACCAGAATCTGGTTGAGCGTATTCTCGCGCTCGTCGTTCGCGCCCATCATCATCCCGCGGCCACGCGAACGGCCGATGGCGTCGATCTCATCGATAAAGATGATGCAGGGCGCCTTCTCCTTCGCCTGCCGGAACAGGTCGCGCACACGCGCGGCGCCGACGCCGACGAACATCTCGACAAAGTCGGAGCCCGAGAGGGAGAAGAACGGCGTGCCGGCCTCGCCGGCGACGGCCTTGGCCAGCAGCGTCTTGCCCGTACCCGGAGGCCCCACCAGGAGCACCCCCTTGGGCAGCTTGCCGCCGAGCTTGGTGAATCGCTTCGGATTCTTGAGAAACTCGACGACCTCGACGACCTCCTCCTTGGCCTCGTCCAGGCCGGCGACATCCTTGAAGGTGATCGTCTGATCGCCCATGGCGTCGAAGAGGACTGCCTTGTTCTTGCCAATATTCAGGACCTGCGAACCGGGGTTCATGCGGCGAATCAAGAACATCCAGAGCGCCACGATGATCAACAGCGGAAACACCCAGGTCAGCATGCCGCCAAACCAGTTGTTCTCGGATTCGAAACTGAACGCGACGTTGTGCTCGCTCAGAAAGTCGCTGATCGGCTCCTCGGACGATTTGATCGTCGTAAACCGCCGCGTGGAGCCTTCGGATACCCCGCCGAGAAAGTCCTGCCGGGGTTTGGCCAGCTTCACATGACCCTGTTCGGCGGCCTGCTCGGTATACATCCCGTTGATGCGGGTATCGCCGACGATCTCCACTTTTTCCACATACCCGTTGCGGACATGCTCGAGGAACGTGCTGTAGTCGATGCGATTGGGATCCTCTCCGCTCAAAAAGAACAGGAAATTAGCCAGCAGCGCCAGAAACACGATGAGATAAATCCACAACGAGAACCGATTCCGGCGATCGTTCATCCGATTGCCGTCACCGCCGGAAGGGAAATCAGTATTTTCGCGCTCGTTCTGAGCCATGGGGACGCGTCCTAAGGTTAAAAGTGCGTTTCTTTAGCGGCAGGCGTTCTCGCTACTGCGTCTTTCTACGTCGTGATTCGAAAAAAGGATGTAGGTGGGCTTACCCGGTATCTACGCCCAGCGTCCAGGCCGGGTGTCCTGGTACGTCCAAGCCGAACCTTTCAAAATGGGCTTTAGTTCCTCTGGCACACGGCTTGCGGGGCGCCGTCAATCCATCGCATGGTCCAGTCTCATCGCGGTTTCTGCAGATCCAGAAACCATGTATTGGGGGGAAACTCGTCTTTGTGCGCGGCGAGTACGTTACGCGCCTCGTCCAATGTTGGGAAGTGCCCCAGTATGACCCGGTACCTGGTCGGCGCCTTCATAACGCCGCTGCGGTACCCTTTTTCCTGATACTCTTTCATCACGCCGGCCGCGCGTTCCTGATCGGCGAACGAGGCGACCACGAACACCCAGCCTTCTGCGGCCTGATCGATGGGCTCGGGCCCCTTGAACATGCGTTCCTCGGGCGTCATCGCATCGAATTCCGCCTGTTGCTGGATTTGTTCGATCATTTCCTGCACCTCCTGCTCGGGACGCAGCTCGGCAATGGCGCTGAGCCGGCGGTTGGCGACGTCCGCATACGGGGTACGCGGATAGCGCTCGACAATCGCCGCATATATCCTGTCGATTCGTATCGGCGCCCAGACCGGGCGGACGGCGGCCATTTTTTCGGCGTGCGTCAACACGCGCGCCCGCCCCGGCGCTACGGGCGTCGCCAGCGTATCGGGCGTCATCGCCGGCACCGTGTCGGCCCGCATCGTGTCGGCCCGCACTTTGTCGACCCGCACTGTGTCGACCCGCACTGAGTCGACCGCTGCCGTCGTGGTCGAATCGGCCGGCAGTGCCGCGGCGACGGCGGCGGAATCGGGCAGCGCCGATTGCCCCGACGCCGACGTATCGGACGCCGGCGTGGCGGGCCGTGCCGTCCGGGGAGGGATAACACGACGCTGAGCGGAAGCCAGGGTGTCGGCGGGCGCTCCCTCTTTCTGTGGGGTCACGCCGGCCGCGCCGTTCTCCGCAGCCGGGGTCGCTTGAGCCGGGGTCGTGGGAGGCACGGGGGGCAGGGTCGTCTTGAGCGTATCGACGAAGGCGAGATGCGCGAGCAGGGAGTCGGGCAGATCCGGCACCGGCAGGGCATAGATGTCGAGGCTGTCGGCATCCGCCCATTCCATATACATGGCCCCGATCGCCAGCATCGCGCGCGGGGCGATGTCGCTGGACGGATAGGCCTCGGCGGCGAGGATCATCTCCTCGATGGCGCGTCCGTACTGTCTGGCGTTCCACATGTCGTAAGCGCGGTCGTAGGCGGCATCGGCGAGGGCGGTGGAGTCCGGCACCTCGATGACCTCGATCGGCGCCATGCCCAGCTGTTCGCGGACCCGCCCGGCGAAGTCGTTGCTCGGAAAGAGATCAAGAACCCGCGCATACAGACCCTGCGCGGCAAGCGTATCGCCCAGGGCGCGCTGCACCTCGGCGAGGGCGTAATAGGCGCGTTGGGCCACGGGCAGATCGCCGGTGTCCTCGATTACCATGCGGTACCACGTGGCCGCGGAATCGGGGCGCTCCATGGAGAGGAAGAGCACGTTGGCCAGTTCATAGCGGACCTGCGCGCGCTGTTCTTCCATCGCCGCGCGGCTCTCCTCGTCGCGGGGCACGGCGGAGTAGTCGACGGGCGGCAGCTCCATGTCATCCAGCAGTTGCTGGCGGGCACTGATGACGACGGAATCGGCCGTGGCGCTCTGCGCCGAGTGTGCGGCGGAGTTGACCGCGTCGAGCCGGCGCCAGTTAGGTACACGGGGGCGGTCTCCCCATTTCGCGATAAAATTGAGGCGTCCTTCCTGCAGCCGGATCCGGTCCTTATAAAAGAGGAAGCCCGAGTCGGCATCGCCCTGGGACGAGGACGACGACGCCGCCGCGGCGAACTGGTCGAGCTGTTTGCCGCTCCGATCCGCCACGTTCGAGATTTGCTGGAACTGCTGCTCCGCCTGCCGGCGCGCCTGGA includes:
- the fusA gene encoding elongation factor G, translating into MADTIKVALQETRNIGIMAHIDAGKTTTTERILFYTGRLHRMGEVHEGGATMDWMEQEKERGITITSAATTCFWKDHRINIIDTPGHVDFTVEVERSLRVLDGAIALFCAVGGVEPQSETVWRQADKYHVPRIAFINKMDRTGANFYNAIDMMKERLKANPVPVQIPIGAGDMFRGVIDLVRGKAIVYHDEALGATWDEIEIPDDLKKEARHWRIHLLEAIAEHNDELLMKYLEGEDITPEEIRATVRKATISMDITPIFCGTAFKNKGVQRLLDGVIDYLPSPLDVPPVSGIHPHTDEEIARTPDPDGPFSAIAFKIMTDPYVGKLTFFRVYSGTLQKGGAVFNASNSKKERVGRILFMHANSREDIENVRAGDIAAAVGLKDVRTGDTLCDIDKPILLEQMNFPEPVIRIAIEPKTKADSDKLGAGLQKLAEEDPTFKVSIDHETGQTIIAGMGELHLEIIVDRLKREFKVEANVGKPQVAYREALQSTVDERYTHKKQSGGRGQFAEIQVEIGPNESGVGMDFQNDVVGGNIPKEFIPAIEKGLRSALMQGPLAGYPVEGIKARLYDGKFHAVDSDQMSFEIAGRMAFREAARKAKPVLKEPIMEVEVVTPDEYMGDVIGDLNSRRGRIESLGQRNDAQVIKALVPLSEMFGYSTDMRSITQGRAIYSMQFHSYEAVPKSVADEVVAASTGVAA
- the rpsG gene encoding 30S ribosomal protein S7, translated to MRRRTAERRTISPDPVYNDQLVSRFVSSVMRSGKKSVAQRIVYKAFDFIEERTNEPGVDVFKKAVNNVSPLLEVRSRRVGGATYQVPVEVRPDRRVALAFRWIIQYAWTRTDKSMAVRLAKELMSAAGGEGGAIKKKDDTHRMAEANKAFSHFRF
- the rpsL gene encoding 30S ribosomal protein S12, coding for MPTIQQLVRKGRLNKVRKTKSPALMSMPQRRGVCTRVYTTTPKKPNSALRKVAKVRLSNSVEVIAYIPGEGHNLQEHSIVLVRGGRVKDLPGVKYHIVRGALDTSGVDDRRKSRSKYGAKRPKKK
- the ftsH gene encoding ATP-dependent zinc metalloprotease FtsH; translated protein: MAQNERENTDFPSGGDGNRMNDRRNRFSLWIYLIVFLALLANFLFFLSGEDPNRIDYSTFLEHVRNGYVEKVEIVGDTRINGMYTEQAAEQGHVKLAKPRQDFLGGVSEGSTRRFTTIKSSEEPISDFLSEHNVAFSFESENNWFGGMLTWVFPLLIIVALWMFLIRRMNPGSQVLNIGKNKAVLFDAMGDQTITFKDVAGLDEAKEEVVEVVEFLKNPKRFTKLGGKLPKGVLLVGPPGTGKTLLAKAVAGEAGTPFFSLSGSDFVEMFVGVGAARVRDLFRQAKEKAPCIIFIDEIDAIGRSRGRGMMMGANDERENTLNQILVEMDGFNTDKGVIIMAATNRPDVLDSALLRPGRFDRQILIDKPDRKEREEIFRVHTRNLILSKEVDVGVLASQTPGFAGAEIANVCNEAAILAARENKDSIEMDDFERSIDRVIGGLEKKNKIISPEERKIVAYHEAGHAITGWFLRHTDPVVKVSIVPRGLAALGYAQYLPEERYLYTREALMDRMTMAIGGRVAEKIVFGQITTGAQNDLERITKMSYAMVVDYGMSEKVGNISFNVSGRADDSPVFDKPYSDETARIIDQEAKRIIEEVERRAHRLLEEKREKLTEMAELLLKKEVLGPRDLIEILGPRPYGEYVSFNGKGHQSEENVESAAS
- a CDS encoding tetratricopeptide repeat protein — encoded protein: MLSAFLMLATGCKEGSFIGRRYENFTAYYNTFYNARKTYAEGVKSVERTANQGIDRTIYLSIFYKPERVANQQEFNDAIKKSADVLRENPGSKWVDDALLLIGKSYFYLENYVGAEEKFQEVISIGGPLEDEARFWLARTLIASNSFDEAMNHLEFSLSMEGMSRKWASLLRLALGELHVRQNAWEEASLELERGLERVSDGTTASRASFLLGQVYESLQRYDKAMEAYRRVQRYKPEYALSYAAMVSEIRVEAQHGNPELALRQVRSMERDDKNFDNRAELVYLRGRVYQAMRLGDQAYTVFEGLLYSDDRTLNANAIKGKIHYAMGELYRDVYVDYNYAAAHFDTARASLQSGNRRQAPGAAAIQYAPEAITDGEKQAEVFGSFYTVHNKLVNLDSLMRLGELDEETFEAFILDLRKKKAEEILEEQRLQARRQAEQQFQQISNVADRSGKQLDQFAAAASSSSSQGDADSGFLFYKDRIRLQEGRLNFIAKWGDRPRVPNWRRLDAVNSAAHSAQSATADSVVISARQQLLDDMELPPVDYSAVPRDEESRAAMEEQRAQVRYELANVLFLSMERPDSAATWYRMVIEDTGDLPVAQRAYYALAEVQRALGDTLAAQGLYARVLDLFPSNDFAGRVREQLGMAPIEVIEVPDSTALADAAYDRAYDMWNARQYGRAIEEMILAAEAYPSSDIAPRAMLAIGAMYMEWADADSLDIYALPVPDLPDSLLAHLAFVDTLKTTLPPVPPTTPAQATPAAENGAAGVTPQKEGAPADTLASAQRRVIPPRTARPATPASDTSASGQSALPDSAAVAAALPADSTTTAAVDSVRVDTVRVDKVRADTMRADTVPAMTPDTLATPVAPGRARVLTHAEKMAAVRPVWAPIRIDRIYAAIVERYPRTPYADVANRRLSAIAELRPEQEVQEMIEQIQQQAEFDAMTPEERMFKGPEPIDQAAEGWVFVVASFADQERAAGVMKEYQEKGYRSGVMKAPTRYRVILGHFPTLDEARNVLAAHKDEFPPNTWFLDLQKPR